A region of Carassius auratus strain Wakin chromosome 23, ASM336829v1, whole genome shotgun sequence DNA encodes the following proteins:
- the LOC113041406 gene encoding hormonally up-regulated neu tumor-associated kinase homolog A isoform X1, giving the protein MPAALKSSLDGSMTDSGELDQAATPCFGKVPRDLLQNFPHTKRVGSYLVGKMINKGSFAKVMLGMHISTGEKVAIKVIDKKKARQDSYVLKNMKREPRIHQLIRHPNIVLLLETLETENCYYMAMELCGGGDLMDRICERKRLEEREVRRYTRQILSAVEHLHRHGIVHRDLKIENFLLDEHNNIKIVDFGLSNTLKADSLSLELLNTQCGSPAYAAPELLAHRKYGPKVDVWSVGVSMFAMLTGTLPFTVEPFNIKQLHLKMVNGEISAIPSDISKAAVQFVLSLLEPEPAKRPTIKAAMEDKWLNEGYAKRPLHTVTHKNRLCPEDLNTAVLNYMTESLGYSLSDTIHTVIINKPSTIMACYHLLLKKLTRHQKVVRAMKREENSEWNLLNKGLSRGRSNASAKSQQQSDAANERSSRQATKTQWSQSQDRDAQNDTKRTAETIRPKQPSLVDRAESPSSLPVDTANEIAILAETQDGLIPKVLTFGEKEMLCVSPPKCSCREGSGTKLCDSAPCDATVTIDTSGDSQTMKTSIKSHDLRLAYSDKYQALEYEHQPDGKLEKLQTFYSEKGASPRTGQQFKDVLLAIEEKTFNARQLSAMESTTQTSPLPRLRHTGTLKEVMPRKVTWVGLTRHTTPDTAFSPFIVNGSKPLLFPSQRQQALVIKNLRHAKEKRNTGTGGGGGIGIPGNTAKRNSVQLRTAIQRRVTDLNLPMLPSALLNKSDKKTEILRMDFG; this is encoded by the exons ATGCCGGCTGCATTGAAGTCATCTCTGGATGGGAGCATGACAGATTCAGGGGAGCTGGATCAGGCGGCAACTCCCTGCTTTGGGAAAGTGCCCCGTGACCTGCTCCAAAACTTTCCTCACACCAAGCGTGTGGGCAGCTACCTGGTGGGCAAAATGATCAACAAAGGCTCATTCGCCAAGGTTATGCTGGGCATGCACATCAGTACAGGAGAGAAG GTGGCGATCAAGGTGATAGATAAGAAAAAGGCTCGTCAGGATTCATACGTTTTAAAAAACATGAAGCGTGAACCCCGGATCCACCAGCTGATCCGCCACCCGAACATCGTCTTGCTGCTGGAGACGTTGGAGACGGAGAACTGCTACTACATGGCCATGGAGCTGTGTGGAGGAGGAGACCTTATGGATCGAATCTGTGAACGCAAGCGGCTGGAGGAGAGAGAGGTCCGCAGGTACACCCGCCAGATACTGTCTGCAGTGGAACACCTGCACCGCCACGGGATAGTTCACAG GGACTTGAAGATTGAGAACTTCCTGCTGGACGAACACAACAACATTAAGATAGTAG ACTTTGGTCTGAGTAACACTCTGAAGGCagattctctctctctggagCTGCTGAACACTCAGTGTGGCAGTCCTGCTTACGCGGCGCCTGAACTGCTGGCCCACAGGAAATACGGCCCTAAAGTGGATGTGTGGTCTGT ggGTGTGAGCATGTTTGCCATGTTGACTGGCACTCTGCCATTTACGGTGGAGCCCTTCAATATTAAGCAGCTTCATCTGAAAATGGTGAATGGAGAAATCAGTGCGATACCATCAGACATCAGCAAAG CGGCTGTACAGTTTGTCTTGTCTCTCCTGGAGCCAGAACCAGCAAAAAGGCCAACAATAAAAGCAGCAATGGAGGATAAATGGTTGAATGAGGGTTATGCCAAAAGACCCCTTCATACTGTCACTCATAAAAACAG GCTGTGTCCAGAGGATCTGAATACAGCTGTGTTAAACTACATGACTGAATCTCTAGGTTACAGTCTATCTGATACCATCCACACTGTCATCATTAACAAGCCGTCAACCATTATGGCTTGCTACCATCTACTGCTGAAAAAACTCACTAGGCATCAGAAAGTAGTGAGGGCCATGAAG AGAGAAGAGAACAGTGAATGGAATCTTCTGAACAAGGGCTTGTCAAGAGGGAGAAGCAACGCAAGTGCAAAGAGTCAGCAGCAG AGTGACGCAGCCAATGAGAGGAGCTCAAGGCAGGCCACGAAAACCCAGTGGAGCCAGTCACAGGACAGAGACGCCCAGAATGACACCAAAAGAACAGCGGAGACCATCAGACCAAAGCAGCCAAGTCTAGTGGACAGAGCAGAGTCCCCCTCCTCCCTGCCCGTGGATACAGCTAATGAGATTGCCATACTGGCCGAGACACAAGATGGGCTGATTCCTAAGG TCTTAACTTTTGGTGAGAAGGAGATGCTTTGTGTCTCACCGCCTAAGTgttcctgcagagaggggagtgGCACCAAACTCTGTGACTCCGCCCCTTGTGATGCCACTGTAACTATAGACACCTCTGGAGACTCCCAGACAATGAAAACATCAATCAAGTCACATGATCTGAGGCTGGCTTACTCTGACAAATATCAAGCGCTGGAATATGAACATCAGCCTGATGGCAAGTTAGAAAAGTTGCAGACGTTCTACTCCGAAAAAGGGGCTTCTCCCAGAACAGGACAACAGTTTAAGGATGTTTTACTGGCCATTGAGGAGAAAACCTTCAATGCTCGCCAACTAAGTGCAATGGAAAGCACAACACAAACCTCCCCTTTACCTCGACTACGTCACACTGGAACACTGAAGGAAGTCATGCCTAGAAAAGTCACTTGGGTTGGTCTTACGCGCCACACAACGCCTGACACAGCCTTCTCGCCTTTCATAGTAAATGGGTCCAAACCGCTATTGTTTCCATCTCAGAGACAACAAGCTCTCGTCATTAAAAACCTGAGACATGCAAAGGAGAAGAGGAACACAGGAACGGGAGGGGGAGGAGGGATCGGTATCCCCGGTAATACAGCGAAGAGAAACTCTGTTCAGTTGCGAACAGCTATACAGCGCAGAGTCACAGACCTCAACTTACCAATGCTTCCGTCTGCTTTACTAAACAAATCAGACAAAAAGACTGAAATACTCCGAATGGATTTCGGATGA
- the LOC113041406 gene encoding hormonally up-regulated neu tumor-associated kinase homolog isoform X2 produces the protein MKREPRIHQLIRHPNIVLLLETLETENCYYMAMELCGGGDLMDRICERKRLEEREVRRYTRQILSAVEHLHRHGIVHRDLKIENFLLDEHNNIKIVDFGLSNTLKADSLSLELLNTQCGSPAYAAPELLAHRKYGPKVDVWSVGVSMFAMLTGTLPFTVEPFNIKQLHLKMVNGEISAIPSDISKAAVQFVLSLLEPEPAKRPTIKAAMEDKWLNEGYAKRPLHTVTHKNRLCPEDLNTAVLNYMTESLGYSLSDTIHTVIINKPSTIMACYHLLLKKLTRHQKVVRAMKREENSEWNLLNKGLSRGRSNASAKSQQQSDAANERSSRQATKTQWSQSQDRDAQNDTKRTAETIRPKQPSLVDRAESPSSLPVDTANEIAILAETQDGLIPKVLTFGEKEMLCVSPPKCSCREGSGTKLCDSAPCDATVTIDTSGDSQTMKTSIKSHDLRLAYSDKYQALEYEHQPDGKLEKLQTFYSEKGASPRTGQQFKDVLLAIEEKTFNARQLSAMESTTQTSPLPRLRHTGTLKEVMPRKVTWVGLTRHTTPDTAFSPFIVNGSKPLLFPSQRQQALVIKNLRHAKEKRNTGTGGGGGIGIPGNTAKRNSVQLRTAIQRRVTDLNLPMLPSALLNKSDKKTEILRMDFG, from the exons ATGAAGCGTGAACCCCGGATCCACCAGCTGATCCGCCACCCGAACATCGTCTTGCTGCTGGAGACGTTGGAGACGGAGAACTGCTACTACATGGCCATGGAGCTGTGTGGAGGAGGAGACCTTATGGATCGAATCTGTGAACGCAAGCGGCTGGAGGAGAGAGAGGTCCGCAGGTACACCCGCCAGATACTGTCTGCAGTGGAACACCTGCACCGCCACGGGATAGTTCACAG GGACTTGAAGATTGAGAACTTCCTGCTGGACGAACACAACAACATTAAGATAGTAG ACTTTGGTCTGAGTAACACTCTGAAGGCagattctctctctctggagCTGCTGAACACTCAGTGTGGCAGTCCTGCTTACGCGGCGCCTGAACTGCTGGCCCACAGGAAATACGGCCCTAAAGTGGATGTGTGGTCTGT ggGTGTGAGCATGTTTGCCATGTTGACTGGCACTCTGCCATTTACGGTGGAGCCCTTCAATATTAAGCAGCTTCATCTGAAAATGGTGAATGGAGAAATCAGTGCGATACCATCAGACATCAGCAAAG CGGCTGTACAGTTTGTCTTGTCTCTCCTGGAGCCAGAACCAGCAAAAAGGCCAACAATAAAAGCAGCAATGGAGGATAAATGGTTGAATGAGGGTTATGCCAAAAGACCCCTTCATACTGTCACTCATAAAAACAG GCTGTGTCCAGAGGATCTGAATACAGCTGTGTTAAACTACATGACTGAATCTCTAGGTTACAGTCTATCTGATACCATCCACACTGTCATCATTAACAAGCCGTCAACCATTATGGCTTGCTACCATCTACTGCTGAAAAAACTCACTAGGCATCAGAAAGTAGTGAGGGCCATGAAG AGAGAAGAGAACAGTGAATGGAATCTTCTGAACAAGGGCTTGTCAAGAGGGAGAAGCAACGCAAGTGCAAAGAGTCAGCAGCAG AGTGACGCAGCCAATGAGAGGAGCTCAAGGCAGGCCACGAAAACCCAGTGGAGCCAGTCACAGGACAGAGACGCCCAGAATGACACCAAAAGAACAGCGGAGACCATCAGACCAAAGCAGCCAAGTCTAGTGGACAGAGCAGAGTCCCCCTCCTCCCTGCCCGTGGATACAGCTAATGAGATTGCCATACTGGCCGAGACACAAGATGGGCTGATTCCTAAGG TCTTAACTTTTGGTGAGAAGGAGATGCTTTGTGTCTCACCGCCTAAGTgttcctgcagagaggggagtgGCACCAAACTCTGTGACTCCGCCCCTTGTGATGCCACTGTAACTATAGACACCTCTGGAGACTCCCAGACAATGAAAACATCAATCAAGTCACATGATCTGAGGCTGGCTTACTCTGACAAATATCAAGCGCTGGAATATGAACATCAGCCTGATGGCAAGTTAGAAAAGTTGCAGACGTTCTACTCCGAAAAAGGGGCTTCTCCCAGAACAGGACAACAGTTTAAGGATGTTTTACTGGCCATTGAGGAGAAAACCTTCAATGCTCGCCAACTAAGTGCAATGGAAAGCACAACACAAACCTCCCCTTTACCTCGACTACGTCACACTGGAACACTGAAGGAAGTCATGCCTAGAAAAGTCACTTGGGTTGGTCTTACGCGCCACACAACGCCTGACACAGCCTTCTCGCCTTTCATAGTAAATGGGTCCAAACCGCTATTGTTTCCATCTCAGAGACAACAAGCTCTCGTCATTAAAAACCTGAGACATGCAAAGGAGAAGAGGAACACAGGAACGGGAGGGGGAGGAGGGATCGGTATCCCCGGTAATACAGCGAAGAGAAACTCTGTTCAGTTGCGAACAGCTATACAGCGCAGAGTCACAGACCTCAACTTACCAATGCTTCCGTCTGCTTTACTAAACAAATCAGACAAAAAGACTGAAATACTCCGAATGGATTTCGGATGA
- the selenoi gene encoding ethanolaminephosphotransferase 1 isoform X1, whose protein sequence is MALFHYVTQEQLSGFDKYKYSAVDSNPLSIYVMHPFWNSVVKILPTWLAPNLITFTGFMFLVLTFTLLSFFDFDFYASGKGHTHVPSWVWIAAGLFNFLAYTLDGVDGKQARRTNSSTPLGELFDHGLDSWACVFFVATVYSVFGRGESGVSVVTLYYLLWVVLFSFILSHWEKYNTGILFLPWGYDISQVTISVVYIVTAVVGVETWYKPVIGNVHYRNLFTVLIVGCLFVVTLPMSLYNVFKAYRNNTLKHSSVYEALLPFFSPVLLFVLSTLWISLSPTDIIEKQPRIFYLMVGTAFSNVTCKLIVCQMSNTRCKPLSLLLLPMTAVVLLVITGTLQDGEITVLYIWTAIVLLTHIHYGVSVVKQLSDHFNIYAFSLKKPNSDUQDEEKIGLKAAEV, encoded by the exons ATGGCTCTCTTCCACTATGTCACCCAAGAGCAACTCTCAGGTTTTGATAAATATAAG TACAGTGCGGTTGACTCCAACCCCCTCTCTATCTACGTCATGCACCCTTTCTGGAACTCAGTAGTGAAG ATCTTGCCCACATGGCTTGCCCCAAACCTCATCACATTTACAGGATTCATGTTCCTGGTACTAACCTTCACCTTGCTGTCCTTTTTCGACTTTGACTTTTATGCCTCAG GGAAAGGCCATACACATGTGCCAAGCTGGGTGTGGATAGCTGCTGGTTTGTTCAATTTTCTGGCCTATACCTtag atGGTGTGGATGGCAAACAGGCTCGGAGAACAAACTCCAGCACTCCGCTGGGTGAGCTGTTTGACCACGGCCTGGACAGCTGGGCATGTGTGTTCTTCGTCGCTACAGTGTACTCTGTGTTCGGACGCGGAGAGTCTGGTGTCAGCGTGGTGACGCTGTATTATCTGTTATGGGTCGTGCTGTTTTCCTTCATACTGTCTCACTGGGAGAAGTACAACACTGGGATTTTGTTCCTGCCCTGGGGCTACGACATTAGTCAAGTG ACTATCTCTGTCGTGTACATAGTAACAGCGGTGGTTGGTGTGGAAACATGGTACAAGCCTGTCATTGGGAATGTTCATTACAGAAATCTCTTCACTGTTCTGATTGTTG gttGTTTATTTGTTGTCACACTACCAATGAGCCTCTACAATGTCTTTAA GGCGTACCGTAATAACACCCTGAAGCACAGCTCAGTGTATGAGGCCTTGTTACCGTTTTTCTCTCCCGTCCTCCTGTTTGTGCTGTCTACACTGTGGATCAGTCTCTCTCCTACAGACATAATCGAGAAGCAACCCAGAATCTTTTATCTCATGGTGGGAACAGCCTTCTCCAATGTTACT tgcaAGCTCATTGTGTGCCAGATGAGTAATACTCGATGCAAGCCACTGAGTTTGTTGTTGTTGCCGATGACAGCTGTGGTGTTGCTAGTGATAACTGGGACTTTGCAGGATGGAGAAATTACTGTCCTTTACATATGGACCGCCATAGTCCTCCTCACTCACATACACTATGGAGTATCAGTT GTGAAGCAGCTGAGTGATCATTTCAACATATACGCTTTCTCACTAAAGAAACCCAATTCAGATTGACAAGACGAGGAGAAAATCGGCCTGAAGGCTGCTGAGGTTTAA
- the selenoi gene encoding ethanolaminephosphotransferase 1 isoform X2, protein MKEHSSGVVTPLRRRRSRAALRILYADTVVNFGPSQSSAAVIMALFHYVTQEQLSGFDKYKYSAVDSNPLSIYVMHPFWNSVVKILPTWLAPNLITFTGFMFLVLTFTLLSFFDFDFYASGKGHTHVPSWVWIAAGLFNFLAYTLDGVDGKQARRTNSSTPLGELFDHGLDSWACVFFVATVYSVFGRGESGVSVVTLYYLLWVVLFSFILSHWEKYNTGILFLPWGYDISQVTISVVYIVTAVVGVETWYKPVIGNVHYRNLFTVLIVGCLFVVTLPMSLYNVFKAYRNNTLKHSSVYEALLPFFSPVLLFVLSTLWISLSPTDIIEKQPRIFYLMVGTAFSNVTCKLIVCQMSNTRCKPLSLLLLPMTAVVLLVITGTLQDGEITVLYIWTAIVLLTHIHYGVSVVKQLSDHFNIYAFSLKKPNSD, encoded by the exons ATGAAAGAACACAGTTCAGGCGTCGTCACGCCACTGCGCCGCCGCCGCTCACGCGCAGCACTGCGGATACTGTACGCCGACACGGTGGTGAATTTCGGTCCGTCTCAGAGCAGTGCTGCGGTCATCATGGCTCTCTTCCACTATGTCACCCAAGAGCAACTCTCAGGTTTTGATAAATATAAG TACAGTGCGGTTGACTCCAACCCCCTCTCTATCTACGTCATGCACCCTTTCTGGAACTCAGTAGTGAAG ATCTTGCCCACATGGCTTGCCCCAAACCTCATCACATTTACAGGATTCATGTTCCTGGTACTAACCTTCACCTTGCTGTCCTTTTTCGACTTTGACTTTTATGCCTCAG GGAAAGGCCATACACATGTGCCAAGCTGGGTGTGGATAGCTGCTGGTTTGTTCAATTTTCTGGCCTATACCTtag atGGTGTGGATGGCAAACAGGCTCGGAGAACAAACTCCAGCACTCCGCTGGGTGAGCTGTTTGACCACGGCCTGGACAGCTGGGCATGTGTGTTCTTCGTCGCTACAGTGTACTCTGTGTTCGGACGCGGAGAGTCTGGTGTCAGCGTGGTGACGCTGTATTATCTGTTATGGGTCGTGCTGTTTTCCTTCATACTGTCTCACTGGGAGAAGTACAACACTGGGATTTTGTTCCTGCCCTGGGGCTACGACATTAGTCAAGTG ACTATCTCTGTCGTGTACATAGTAACAGCGGTGGTTGGTGTGGAAACATGGTACAAGCCTGTCATTGGGAATGTTCATTACAGAAATCTCTTCACTGTTCTGATTGTTG gttGTTTATTTGTTGTCACACTACCAATGAGCCTCTACAATGTCTTTAA GGCGTACCGTAATAACACCCTGAAGCACAGCTCAGTGTATGAGGCCTTGTTACCGTTTTTCTCTCCCGTCCTCCTGTTTGTGCTGTCTACACTGTGGATCAGTCTCTCTCCTACAGACATAATCGAGAAGCAACCCAGAATCTTTTATCTCATGGTGGGAACAGCCTTCTCCAATGTTACT tgcaAGCTCATTGTGTGCCAGATGAGTAATACTCGATGCAAGCCACTGAGTTTGTTGTTGTTGCCGATGACAGCTGTGGTGTTGCTAGTGATAACTGGGACTTTGCAGGATGGAGAAATTACTGTCCTTTACATATGGACCGCCATAGTCCTCCTCACTCACATACACTATGGAGTATCAGTT GTGAAGCAGCTGAGTGATCATTTCAACATATACGCTTTCTCACTAAAGAAACCCAATTCAGATTGA